The genomic segment AAGCAACTAACAGGTCAAACTAGTGAAGAACAATCATATTGCAATAGAATTAGTAAAGAAAATGAGGAAAATAAAATATATGAAAGTATAAAATGTATAAGGAAAGATTTAGATATTGCAGATATTACAAATAACAAATTACATTTACCTATGATGATGGGATTAGATGAAGCAGTAGCAGATATATTAATTGATTCTAAAAACAGTAATAATAATTCTAAAGATAATAACAAAGATGTTCTTTATTACTGGAATAAAGAACATAAAACAAAGTTAGAGAAAGCATTGATAAATTTATCTAATAATGGAGAGCTGATTAATAACATAACTAAGAAAATAGAAGAATCAAAGAGCTGGATAATACCGCAATCTGTAAAACAAGAAATTATAACGGAAGAGTATATAAAAGAAAAAACAGAAAAGGAGTTAGGTATTGTTGGGAGTGTTATGAATTATGGTAAGTCGTTCTTTGTATTAGATAATAGGAGTTTAAATGATAGATTGGAAGAGTACCTAGTAAGTAAAGTAACTGATAAGAGTAAAGAATCTGATGTAGCAACAATGATAAAAATAATGAGTGTTAATAAAGAAGAATGCTATATGCATGGGTATATATTAGATAGTTATGCTGAGATAATAGATCATGAAACAGTAAAGTCTAATAACAGTGAGTTATGTAATAATGAAATATCTAATTATATTAATAAAGGAGATATGGATGCGTAAAACTATGCTTTACAAAAACCCTATTTTAGACAGAAATTGACAAATATAACAAAAAGAGGTGGTCCTAAAAAACTGGACGGGAAGGAAAGGATAAATTCTGATATAAAAATAAATAAAATATCGGAGCCATTATTTAAAAATGTAAGTTTTGAAGCAAAAAAAATAATAGAAAAAAGCGAAGGACCAGGCCAAACAGGAGAATCTTTTATCGACCATTTAATAGGTAGATATCATAGTGTATGAGTATTAACCGAATGCCATTGGTGGTAAGGCAGCTGCGCTGAGAGACTCTCCCTACAAAAATCTATATCTCCCCCACCTCTACCGTCGGTTACCAACCAGTATTAGCAAATGCAGAACTCGAAGCTAAAACTAAAACAGCTACAACAACAACTGCAAATAATTTATTTTTGATTTTGATCATAATAACCCCTTTATATTTGTTTATGTTGCTAACGTCAAAAGCAACTTTAGCTCTAATTATCACCCACCTATATATAGTGTCAAGGTTTTTTTAATCTTTTTTAGGAAATTTTAGTATAAAAGTAGTATATTTTCCCTCTATTGACTCACATTTGATTGATCCGCCAATATCCTCCATGATTACTTTACAGAAAGAAAGACCAATACCTATACCACTTTTGCTTTGGGTAAAAAACTTATCAAATATCTTCCCTATAATTTCCTCTTTTATTCCTCTACCATAATCTTTAAAATACAATTCATTATTTTCTGCTCTCACCTCTATTTTTATATTATATCCACTATGTGCACAAGAATTCTTTATAAGGTTTATTACTACATATTTTAAGCTATTAAAAGAACATTCAACCTTAAAGTTGTCTATTATGTACAATTTTATGTTTTTGAGCTCAGGAATATATAATGTATATTCTTTAATTGCCGCTTGTATTACATCTCCAATTAATATAACTCCCTTTTCTTCATTTTGTACTGAACCCCTTAACGATGTTAAAAGGTTATCAACTGTATTTAATCCATGTTGACTTATATCTATTAGCATATTAGTTGCATCCTTAAGCACCTCATAATTCTCTCTTTTCATTATAAAATCTTCTTTTGTATAATGTATTTCTACATTTGCTGTATCTTTTTCCATATTATCAAGAACATCTTTAAATAGGTAAGATTGCATACTTGTGATAGATATAGGTGTTTTTATTTCATGCGCTATCATCTCACCAAACACTTGCATCATACTTAACTTTTCCTTTTGAAGTTTATCTTTTTGAACAGATTTTTTCTCTTTTTCCCTCATAATAATTTGTGATACAAAAATTAATGATAGATAAATATAAAAAACTAAATGAAAAGAATAACCTATATTAATTGTACTTGCTTCTACCATATATAAGATACACCCTAATATAAATCCTATAGTCATACTTATTAGAAATGTGATGGAATTAAGAAATTGATATAATAAAAAAGTAGTTAATAATGAGTTAATAACCCAAATATGACTGTCATTACTATGAGATGTGTAATAGAACAGCAAATAACTTGATACTAATGGTAGGCAAAAGATGACGCATATATAATAACACATATTATAATACTTTTTCACCAACTTTTCTGGGAATAGTATATCTCTTACCATGAATATAAGAACCAATCCATATCCTATTATTATTAAATAAGGTAAAAGATTTTTAGTATTATCAAGATATAAAGAAAAAATAAAATAATAAGAAAAAATAAATAAACTAAAGTTATTTAACATTGTTGATTTAGTTTCAATATCTTTATTAATTTTGCTTGTAAGGTATATACATTTAAATTTCTTAATCTTAAAGAACAGGCTTATAACAATATTATAAAGTAAATGATATAATCCATTTACTCTTTCAACAAAAATTTTATATAAATTTTTATTCCAAATTAATCCTGTAAAACTTCCTAAAATACCTATAAAAGTTAATAATAAAGGATATTGATTAAATAATAAAACAGTTAGAGTTGTAAACAGCGTACTGAAAAAACAACTAGATATAAACTGTTTTTTATTAATTTTAAACCCTAATAAAGAAGCTGCTAATGGTATAATTAGCATATTAGTACCAAAACTTCTTAATACTAACATTAACTGAAATAAGTGCTCTTTATAAATTATAAGAATAAATGGGGAGAGTGATAGCACCAATATAATAACCTTCATAACAACTAATAGCCCTTTACTTCCTAATGTTGGAAAGTAATGTTTTATAAAATCATTTGTAATAATGGTACTAGTAGCATTCATATGAGAATCTGCTGTTGACATTAGAATAGCAAAAAGTCCTGATATCATCAAACCCTTAATACCCAAAGGTAACCATTCAATATAATGAAAAATAATATTAGAAGAAAAAGGTTCATTTATTGATTTAATGATAACTAAATATGCTATTAGGCAAATAGAAAGCATAAATGGTATAGTTATCATAAATAACTTTTTAAAAACTGATTTAAGAACTTTTACATTACTAGCTAATAGTAAATATCTTTGCATAAAAGGAGCACTTAATTCAGGTATTAATGATGCTATTAAAAGTCCTATAGCTATAGGTAAATTGAATTCTACATCGTAATTTGATAGTGAAATAGAATTTATAAAATTCCCAGTAAAACTTGCATTTTTAATTGTTACAACATAAGAAGCTGGTATGACTAAGAAAAAAATTAAAAATTGGAATACGTCTATAGCTATGATACCTCGTAACCCACCTAAAATAGAATAGATATTAATCACTGCTATCCCTATAATAATACCATGCCATAAATCTATCTTAAAAAAATAATTGCATATAGCCCCAAAATGCTAAAATTTGTATTGTAGTAGCTCCTATACAATCTATTAGTACTGTCCAAAAAGCTATGATCTTACCATATCTTCCGAAAAGGTTGTACATTATTTGGGTGAGTGTTGTACAATTTTGAAATTTATAAATTCCTGACGTTACTATTTTACCTGTAATAATCCAAAGGAAAGGTTGCATTAATACATAAATCAAAACTATTGGGTTTTTATAAATTTCATCAATATAACCTACAATAGTACCACCACCTATTGCGGTTGCAAAAATTGTACATACTAAAATTGAAGGTAAATTTTTATTTTTTCTCAATGTACAGAAGTCCTTATCTGTTTTTATAGTTTTTAAATGATAAAATCCTATACATATACAAATTAATAAATGCGCTGCAACTATTGCTATATCAAGTACAGTAAGATTGTTTAAATATGTTTGCATGTATATGATATTATAAAATTAGTAAACTGATTATTGCACCTACTTACCTTTACTTCTTCCTAAAAGTGAATTTTTAATTTCTGCTATAAATTTATCAGTTATAGGCTTGTATAAAATTTTATTGAATACTTTATATTTATCGTCATTTTCATATCTTATATGAGTTGCTTGCGTCACTAAAATTATTGGTGTATGGCAGTACTCATCATATGACCTTAGTGTATCTGCTAATTCTTGTCCATTTATTATAGGCATCTGATAATCCGTTACTATTATATCAAACTTTCCTTCGGTTTCGTTAATTATTAGATGTAAAGCATCTTCTCCATTTTTAGCAGTGGTAATTTCTAAATTCTCTAATTTCAGCATCGTTGCTAATATCTTTAATATATAAGGATTGTCATCTACTATTAATACTCTTTTCTTATCAATTTCATTCATAAGGATAGTTATTTTTAATATTATCAGGATAAGGTAAATAGTATTTAGTGAAATACAATGATTATTTATACTATAAAATTATTTTCACAGAAACATTTTATTTTTATTAAATAAGTGTTAGATATAACTATATATACAATCACTAGTAGACACTAATTGAAAGAAAGTTCTGATCTTAGATATAAAAATATTATGTGCTTTAAATAAGTTATGATACCATCCACGTTACTATCAATTTGTAAAGAAATTTAAGCTAATGCCCACAGTATTATTGGTAGATGACAACCCATATGTTATAAATTTTTTGAGCAAATGCTTTACAAATGAAGGTTTTGAAGTAATAAGTGCCTATAACGCTAAGTATGCAATAGAATTATTAATAGCAGAAAATACACCAGATATAAACGTTGTAATAACAGATTACGAAATGCCTGTTTATAAATGGTCTTGAATTTGCGAACACATTTAAAGAAATAGCAAAATACAAGTATGTTCCTATAATACTGTATACACAACATAGCTATATGAGCTGCAAAGATGAAAAATATAAAGTATTTGATTTAATATTAATAAAACCTAATATGCCTCAGGAAATCATTAAAAAAGCTAAAGAATTATGTGAAAGTTCAAAATTTAAATTATAGAGGTCTTATACAGCGCTAAAAGCTAAATAAAAAATATATGATTTATATGGATATGATGCTTTTAGTAAAAAGGGAGAAGAACAATTTATGGGCTGCATAAACGTGATTAAGGTGCATGTAAATGCATATTGTAACTCCAGGGCTCTATGTGTAAACAATACCTACCACATTTTCACTCATATTTCGAATTGCTATAGCGAGATTTTTCCTTGAATAAGTTGCATATCTCGCTTAACAATTTTTTTAAACACATTATCTAAATCATACCAATCCACTAAATCAACTTTATATGGCAAATTTGACTCACTAAAATCATCACGTAGATGTCCAAGTAGGCTAAGTGAAAGTGGTGCATTTCCCATAATACATAAATCTAAATCAGACGTATGTTTTGCTGTAAATTTGGCACGACTACCAAACACCATTACCTTATGATTTGGAACATGTTGCTTCAATATATCGCGCACTATTTGCAAATGATCTAGTCTGATATCAATTGGCACTACGTAACACCTCCAGCAGTTTTTTTACATCAAATAAAAATAGCAATACTTGCGCATACACATTATTAGCAGTTTGTCTATTATAAGTATGAGAGGTATAATTTCTAGCCTCATAGTGAGCAATCCAACGCTCAGCATCATCGATTACTCCTAGTCTTGCTGATTCACGAAATAAGTCCTTCTTGCTACGTATAGCTGATTCTTCAACTTGTAAATCTATTCTTAGGTAACGCTGTATAAACTTCCAAGCTAAATCCATTGTATATTCAAAACGTTGTATAACTCCATCACGTAGCAACTCATCTGTAGGTTCTTGCTCCTTTCTTTCAATACCCTTTTCTAACTGTATTATAGCTTTTTCCAATGTATCTAATTTTAAGCTGATCATTTTTTATTCTTTCCTATTATTTTTATTAAATGACTCTGAAAGTGACGTATTCTCAGCCAATCTCTTTGCTTTTGCCTCGTACCTTATTTCGTCTTCCTTTAAGCCTTTTCTTAATATTTCTATTTCTTCATCTATTAACTCTACTTGCCAAGGCATTGGATAGCTTTTTTTAATAAATTTTGTTTTTTCTTCTAAAACATTGTGCTTTCCATCTCTCAAAAGATTTCCTCGATTATTTTGATTTTCATTACTCATATCCGCATAAATCATATATTTTTTCTTTATAATTTTTAATAGATATCATGGTGCGAAATATTTGCTTGGCAACCCTATCTGTTTTTGATAATTCTTCTACTATATGTTTTACTTCACTGTAATGTTTATCAGCATGCTCAACCATTTCTTCCACATAGCTTATAGTTTTTTTCTTTTTCCAATCCGCTATATTTCCTTCTTTTTTAAGTTCAGATCTTAAACTGTTGTAACGTTTTTGTAGTGATTCTTTCGACTCTTCTATATGTGACAGCCTTATCCCAAGTTCCATACTTCAATAATCAAAGTGCTTGATTATTTTCTGCTCGCAGCTTTTGCTTTTAAATCAGCTCCTGGTGAAAATCTCACTATTCTTTTTTCAGAAACATCTACAATATCTCCTTTTGGCGTTTTTACCTTTCTTGCTTTACTAATTGTGGTTTTAAATGTTCCAAATCCTACAAACGCAAGACTATCTTCTTTAGCAATTGCATCTCCAATTGTTTCGAATACTATTTTTAAACTCTTATCCGCATTGACTGCAGATGTATCCATTTTTTGTGCAAGTAGCTTAATAAATTCTGTTTTGTTCATTTTGGTCTCCTTTTAATTAGTTTTATATTATTTTAATAATTTTATTTTTAAATATCACTTCATACCAATGGTCACCTTATAAGTTTCAAGCTCTTCTTCTTGTCTTATTCTATCGTCATCATCCATTTTCCTTTAATATCTGCTTTTGTATTTTTATATCTTAGCCTTTGATTTTAGCCTCTGATAATGTATCAGTTACATTCTGAGCAACATTAGCTCTTTCTTCTTCTAAATTTTCTAATTTTGTTATGATTTGTAGTAACTCTTCTTTATTTGTCATTTTTAAATCTTTTAAATTTGTTAAAATGGTATCTCGTCAGAATTAATATCCTCTTCTTGAGAATTATCTTCTAATTCCTTTTTTTGGTCATATCTCAAGGAATCGTTTTTTTCCTTATTGAATCCAGGAAAACCTCCTGTATCATTTTTATTATCCAGCAATACCAATGTGCTGCTATATGAAGTTAACACTACCTCTGTTGTATATTTTTTTATACCAGTTTCATCCTGATACTCTCTTGTTTGTAATTTCCCCTCTATATAAAGTTTACTTCCCTTATGTACATATTCCTTTATTACTCTAATAAGCCCAGGCGCAAAAACCACAACCTTATGCCAATCAGTCTTTTCCTTTTGTTCACCAGTGTTCTTATCTTTCCATCTCTCACTTGTTGCAAGTGAGAAAGTAGCGAGCTCTTCTCCACTTACTTGAGTTACTCTGATTTCTGGTTGATTTCCTACATTGCCAACTATTATGACTTTGTTAACACTTCCTGCCATAATTATTAACTTATTTTACTTATGTTTATTGCTGAAGTTTTGCCTTGCTTTTCTTCTATATCAAATTCTATCTTTTGATTCTCGTCTAAAGTATTAAGTCTTGCTGCTTCTAATGCTGACCTATGTATAAATATATCTTTCTTAGAATTATTTGGTGTAACAAAGCCGTACCCTTTCTCTGAATTGTACCACTTTACTGTGCCTGTTTGTTTCATTATTTTAGTTCTCCTTAATAAATTGATTAATTTTATTAAAATCATATGTCCTTTCCATAAAAATATTACTCATCCCTTCTAACTCCTAATAGCTGCAATAAAAATACAAATATATTTATAAAATCCATATATAGCGCAAGTGACCCATATATAGCAAGTTTGTGTGTGATCAAAGCATTACTTTGTGTTTTATAATATAATGCTTTAATTTTTTGTGAGTCATATGCTGTAAATAATGTAAATACTACAACACCTATTATTGAAATTACAAATTGCAGAACCCCACTTTGCATAAATATATTCACAACACTAGCTATAAATAAACCTATCACTCCCATCATTAAAAATGAGCCCATACTTGTTAAATCTCTTTTAGTAGTATGCCCGTATACACTCATAGCTCCAAATGTACTTGCTGTTATAAAAAATACCCTAGCAATACTTTCTCCTGTGAACAATATGAATATTGTTGATAATGATAAACCCATAAGAGTTGCAAATATCATCAAACAAGTTTGCACTCCGGTTACTGACATAGACATTAATCTACTACTCATATAAAAAGCCATACCTAGTGGTACAAGTGCTATAACCCACTTAAGTGGTGTGCCATATATTAGATTTAAAATTGTGAAGATGATGCAGCTCCCATTGATATTATTGCAGTTAGAGCAAGTGCAAATGACATATATTGATATACTCTAAGTAAGTATTCTCTTAGACCACAATCATAATGTGTTCTTTGACTAGTTCTTTTATATACTGATTTTATATTATCAAAATTCATAAGTACCTAATATTCAATTTTACTCAAACCCTCGTTAAGATTATTAGTGATATATATCTTCATTCTACCATATTACAGTTAATTCCACTAGCATTTTCAAAATCTAATTCTTACTTTTTAAGTAATCAGTTTTTTTAATGCATATTTATGAGCTTTTCTTATTTTTTTGATTTCTTCAATTTCATTTATGGCAGCATCATAAGAATTACAAGATTGAATAATCAAGTTACCTAATTTATTCTCCTTCCCACCATAACATTTAATAATGCTCCATTCATGAAAAATATCCTGCTGGAGAATTGCAATATAATAACGGCCCTTTGACTCAAAATAATATCTTTTCCACTTCTCAGGCTCTGTATTTGGTAATGTCATTTGCATTTATCTACTCAATTGAGATTAAAGAAATTCTTTGCTTAATTGAGACATAAACTTGTTTAATTTCATCTTTCTGCTTTTGTAATTGCTTACGTTTATAAATATTAGAATTGGTGTTGGTTGCTTTAGAAAGAGCAATTAGTTGTTTATCAATTTGCTGATAAGTAATTAACAATTTGTCAGCTTCACTTTTGAGTAAATTAAAATCATTAGAATCAAGTAATTTATCATAATCTAAATTACCTAATTGATCACCAAAGCATACAGTATCCTTGCCAAACTTTTTATTGATTTTATCTATAGTTAAAAACAATTCAGGATTAAATAAATCTTTTTGATTTGAAGAGGTACTTTTTTTAGTTTTATTGATAATTTTACTATATTTTATAACTATATTTTTAAATACAGTGCTTTTTTTATTACCAATATCATTTGGATTTTTTTTCATTATTTTTATCATCATCTAATCCAAAAACATTTCTATCAGATTCTCGTATTAAATATTCATCCATTAATTTGACCAATTCATCATATTCGTCTTTATTGGTATATTTTTCAATAAAATAGCTACCAACAAGAATCTTGCGTCTAGTTTCAAGTTTACGCTCTTTAGTTTTTGCTCTATTTTCTAATAACTCAAGGCGAGCTTTCAAAACAGCTTGCTTACTCTTAAGCTTTTCTATCTTTTCTTTAGTTTTATTATCCAAAATAATAAGTATATGCATTACTATAGGCTATATAATAACAAATATTGACAAGAAGCGCAAATAAAAATAAACTAAATATACTTATCTCAATAATATTAATTGCGCGTTTTCAGGTTATGAATAACCTATTAAATGCTTTAGTCCTTTAAGCATGGTAGCTAGCTAGATAAA from the Candidatus Bandiella numerosa genome contains:
- a CDS encoding nucleotidyltransferase family protein; protein product: MPIDIRLDHLQIVRDILKQHVPNHKVMVFGSRAKFTAKHTSDLDLCIMGNAPLSLSLLGHLRDDFSESNLPYKVDLVDWYDLDNVFKKIVKRDMQLIQGKISL
- a CDS encoding mobilization protein; translated protein: MHILIILDNKTKEKIEKLKSKQAVLKARLELLENRAKTKERKLETRRKILVGSYFIEKYTNKDEYDELVKLMDEYLIRESDRNVFGLDDDKNNEKKSK
- a CDS encoding GapR family DNA-binding domain-containing protein; this translates as MTNKEELLQIITKLENLEEERANVAQNVTDTLSEAKIKG
- a CDS encoding cold-shock protein yields the protein MKQTGTVKWYNSEKGYGFVTPNNSKKDIFIHRSALEAARLNTLDENQKIEFDIEEKQGKTSAINISKIS
- a CDS encoding Bax inhibitor-1/YccA family protein yields the protein MAFYMSSRLMSMSVTGVQTCLMIFATLMGLSLSTIFILFTGESIARVFFITASTFGAMSVYGHTTKRDLTSMGSFLMMGVIGLFIASVVNIFMQSGVLQFVISIIGVVVFTLFTAYDSQKIKALYYKTQSNALITHKLAIYGSLALYMDFINIFVFLLQLLGVRRDE
- the ssb gene encoding single-stranded DNA-binding protein; protein product: MAGSVNKVIIVGNVGNQPEIRVTQVSGEELATFSLATSERWKDKNTGEQKEKTDWHKVVVFAPGLIRVIKEYVHKGSKLYIEGKLQTREYQDETGIKKYTTEVVLTSYSSTLVLLDNKNDTGGFPGFNKEKNDSLRYDQKKELEDNSQEEDINSDEIPF
- a CDS encoding response regulator, whose amino-acid sequence is MNEIDKKRVLIVDDNPYILKILATMLKLENLEITTAKNGEDALHLIINETEGKFDIIVTDYQMPIINGQELADTLRSYDEYCHTPIILVTQATHIRYENDDKYKVFNKILYKPITDKFIAEIKNSLLGRSKGK
- a CDS encoding response regulator → MPTVLLVDDNPYVINFLSKCFTNEGFEVISAYNAKYAIELLIAENTPDINVVITDYEMPVYKWS
- a CDS encoding HU family DNA-binding protein, with the protein product MNKTEFIKLLAQKMDTSAVNADKSLKIVFETIGDAIAKEDSLAFVGFGTFKTTISKARKVKTPKGDIVDVSEKRIVRFSPGADLKAKAASRK
- a CDS encoding ATP-binding protein, whose protein sequence is MINIYSILGGLRGIIAIDVFQFLIFFLVIPASYVVTIKNASFTGNFINSISLSNYDVEFNLPIAIGLLIASLIPELSAPFMQRYLLLASNVKVLKSVFKKLFMITIPFMLSICLIAYLVIIKSINEPFSSNIIFHYIEWLPLGIKGLMISGLFAILMSTADSHMNATSTIITNDFIKHYFPTLGSKGLLVVMKVIILVLSLSPFILIIYKEHLFQLMLVLRSFGTNMLIIPLAASLLGFKINKKQFISSCFFSTLFTTLTVLLFNQYPLLLTFIGILGSFTGLIWNKNLYKIFVERVNGLYHLLYNIVISLFFKIKKFKCIYLTSKINKDIETKSTMLNNFSLFIFSYYFIFSLYLDNTKNLLPYLIIIGYGLVLIFMVRDILFPEKLVKKYYNMCYYICVIFCLPLVSSYLLFYYTSHSNDSHIWVINSLLTTFLLYQFLNSITFLISMTIGFILGCILYMVEASTINIGYSFHLVFYIYLSLIFVSQIIMREKEKKSVQKDKLQKEKLSMMQVFGEMIAHEIKTPISITSMQSYLFKDVLDNMEKDTANVEIHYTKEDFIMKRENYEVLKDATNMLIDISQHGLNTVDNLLTSLRGSVQNEEKGVILIGDVIQAAIKEYTLYIPELKNIKLYIIDNFKVECSFNSLKYVVINLIKNSCAHSGYNIKIEVRAENNELYFKDYGRGIKEEIIGKIFDKFFTQSKSGIGIGLSFCKVIMEDIGGSIKCESIEGKYTTFILKFPKKD
- a CDS encoding nucleotidyltransferase substrate binding protein; protein product: MISLKLDTLEKAIIQLEKGIERKEQEPTDELLRDGVIQRFEYTMDLAWKFIQRYLRIDLQVEESAIRSKKDLFRESARLGVIDDAERWIAHYEARNYTSHTYNRQTANNVYAQVLLFLFDVKKLLEVLRSAN